A section of the Paenibacillus odorifer genome encodes:
- a CDS encoding ATP-binding cassette domain-containing protein: MANLVDRNFASGSIDVAIPLIELEQISKQYGRRPVLEDVSFTIEKGTATALIGRNGSGKSTLLSILAGLVHISSGKLSCKDSNLRIGYAPEMFPGLKLTPEQYLRSMGQISGLAPVLIEQELTTLFQLFKLEHFRKQSMLNFSKGMLQKINLIQSLLGSPSLLLLDEPMSGLDLPSMNKLADLLIGLRNKGTAIVFSVHEPQWIELLADQVHVIHEGKIVKSIQGSEKLNFKPSTYILLSNLSIQKLQQLKEMAGFIAINTFKDSCNIARTALTVTSSESDTFLRVILESGGSIQSVEPRGGSHDLEKWMNPRS, translated from the coding sequence GTGGCGAACTTAGTAGATCGTAACTTTGCCAGCGGTAGTATAGATGTTGCTATTCCCCTGATAGAATTAGAACAGATCAGTAAACAGTATGGACGCCGACCCGTATTGGAAGATGTATCGTTTACTATTGAAAAGGGGACTGCAACTGCTCTGATCGGACGGAACGGATCCGGCAAAAGTACGCTGTTGTCAATCTTAGCTGGACTGGTCCATATTTCCTCTGGAAAGCTGAGTTGTAAGGATTCAAATCTGAGAATTGGTTATGCACCTGAGATGTTTCCAGGGTTGAAGCTGACCCCAGAACAGTACTTGCGAAGTATGGGACAGATTAGCGGCCTTGCGCCAGTCCTGATCGAGCAGGAGCTAACAACGTTATTTCAACTTTTTAAGCTGGAGCACTTTCGCAAGCAGTCGATGCTAAATTTCTCCAAAGGAATGCTGCAAAAAATTAATTTGATTCAAAGCTTGCTGGGAAGTCCCTCGTTGCTGCTTCTTGATGAACCTATGTCGGGCCTTGATCTCCCCTCAATGAATAAGTTAGCTGATCTTCTTATTGGTTTGAGAAATAAGGGTACTGCTATAGTCTTCTCTGTACATGAACCCCAATGGATTGAATTGCTTGCGGATCAGGTTCATGTGATACATGAAGGGAAAATTGTAAAGTCAATTCAGGGGTCAGAGAAGCTGAACTTTAAACCCTCTACATACATACTATTGTCTAATCTGTCGATTCAGAAATTGCAGCAATTGAAGGAAATGGCAGGTTTCATTGCAATAAATACGTTTAAGGATAGTTGTAACATAGCACGTACAGCGTTGACAGTAACAAGTTCAGAATCAGATACTTTTTTGCGGGTTATCTTGGAGTCGGGTGGTTCAATACAATCGGTAGAACCTCGCGGAGGATCGCATGACTTAGAAAAATGGATGAATCCTAGGAGTTGA
- a CDS encoding winged helix-turn-helix domain-containing protein, whose amino-acid sequence MLTYNLTKKQARLFLLSHQKLTAGAIPSGKLSIYDYVRHVGCIQYDPLNIAGHNHELVLQARIPGFTPELVQELLYKDRLLVDGWDKNMSIYCTEDWPYFKRRRTAAASHHQANEPVMVAVAQVREELQKRGPLSSLDLDGKEKVDWAWAPTRLSRAAMESMYFWGEIVVHHRVHTRRYYDFAERLLPSELLSSADPNVTEEQFHDWYVIRRIGSIGLLWNKSGDGWLGISGLKSKERAAAIQRLLEKDSLREVWVEGIKVPLYIRSIDAPTLESVMLRESEEIGLQPRDSFAAVLAPLDNLLWERELVRQLFGFHYRWEVYKPAIEREYGYYVLPILYNDRFVGRFEPVMDKKNQTLNINNWWWEPGESLTPEMIPALGEALTALSRCVRASSVHFRPEVVTACGLEGLLQ is encoded by the coding sequence ATGCTTACTTATAATCTGACTAAGAAACAAGCCAGGCTGTTTCTGCTATCTCATCAAAAGTTAACTGCCGGAGCTATCCCTTCCGGAAAACTTAGTATTTATGACTATGTTCGTCACGTAGGCTGCATCCAATATGACCCCCTTAATATTGCCGGCCATAATCATGAGCTGGTCCTCCAAGCACGGATTCCGGGATTTACGCCAGAACTGGTCCAAGAGCTTCTGTATAAAGACAGGTTGCTCGTTGATGGCTGGGACAAGAACATGTCTATTTATTGTACAGAGGATTGGCCTTATTTTAAGCGGAGAAGAACAGCTGCTGCCTCCCACCATCAGGCTAATGAGCCTGTAATGGTCGCTGTAGCACAGGTTCGTGAAGAGCTTCAGAAGCGCGGTCCCCTCTCCTCTTTGGATTTAGACGGAAAGGAGAAAGTAGATTGGGCTTGGGCTCCGACAAGATTATCACGAGCTGCAATGGAAAGCATGTACTTTTGGGGAGAGATTGTTGTCCACCATCGTGTACATACTCGGCGATATTATGATTTCGCTGAACGTTTGTTACCCTCAGAGCTGCTGAGTTCAGCCGATCCAAATGTCACGGAAGAACAATTTCACGATTGGTATGTGATACGTAGAATAGGAAGTATCGGCTTGTTATGGAATAAATCTGGAGACGGATGGCTGGGCATATCCGGACTGAAGAGCAAAGAGCGTGCGGCGGCGATTCAGAGATTACTGGAGAAGGATAGTCTCAGAGAAGTTTGGGTCGAGGGGATTAAGGTTCCGCTTTATATCCGCAGTATAGATGCTCCAACCTTGGAGTCTGTGATGCTGCGAGAATCTGAAGAGATTGGGCTTCAACCACGTGATTCATTTGCGGCTGTTTTGGCTCCGCTGGATAATTTGTTGTGGGAACGCGAGCTGGTTCGGCAATTATTCGGATTTCATTACCGCTGGGAGGTCTATAAGCCGGCAATAGAACGAGAATATGGTTACTATGTACTGCCAATATTATATAATGATCGTTTTGTTGGCAGATTTGAACCGGTGATGGATAAGAAGAACCAAACATTGAATATTAACAATTGGTGGTGGGAACCTGGAGAAAGCCTAACACCGGAGATGATTCCGGCATTAGGCGAAGCTTTAACTGCACTCTCTCGCTGTGTTAGAGCTTCTTCGGTTCATTTTAGACCAGAGGTTGTAACAGCTTGCGGCTTAGAAGGATTATTACAATAA